A single genomic interval of Penicillium psychrofluorescens genome assembly, chromosome: 2 harbors:
- a CDS encoding uncharacterized protein (ID:PFLUO_002990-T1.cds;~source:funannotate), protein MPSRFTTPVLTVDADNIHKVDTANAQSLHGMWMVFSKCADYMDQGRRLENLSWRLWTRETFCVEPEKSSDTSVLPLLRSEAGEPPELSASVESAASDQAERIEAHIKRPKCQDYRPAVVRDDSIASLGRGKEKHITSLDLERMVLNIKERKSLEPLTAVVSPAAPVVDITPRPSSTPTPSVVSTAKQVLFPRRPIQKPHDSTESCSTTAPEGNDDSDSTQVTASDTSVSSSGVLPCPDLMKSPSVVRGFSPSHISSSFRSQAKLSGDSSPSRATTQLKPSPLKKKGGMFTLGGSSGDDDESSFEDRMVTQDKPTADSPAVASKPSPAKKMASFSDQVTSRTIRHPKSPICMDEDAIETDDDVSESAIEDDEDSDWEDSVTESGRSSVDERERPEMFKRVDSRPNLVSRRSLLTMMMHQPGRMQNNAFRSSPALQRSRLTSPNGPSIPASPPENDEENLTMRGPDVPRSKPIGMKPPVTQSLAHSPRTTRRNMLATELTESLRKHLLWERQQKSATANAFKRRHTAHDMKNLQEYPDPRRAQAEASAGVGPNANPGGQAKDKDLAKNGSWTNYTTDYGPWEYHVKGW, encoded by the exons ATGCCTTCGCGTTTTACAACACCGGTGTTAACGGTGGATGCGGATAATATCCACAAGGTGGACACCGCAAATGCACAGAGCCTTCATGGCATGTGGATGG TCTTCTCAAAATGTGCCGACTATATGGACCAGGGCCGTCGACTCGAAAACCTCAGCTGGCGCCTATGGACTCGCGAAACCTTCTGTGTCGAACCTGAGAAATCCAGCGATACCTCTGTGCTCCCACTCCTTCGCTCGGAAGCTGGGGAGCCTCCGGAGCTCTCCGCTAGTGTCGAGTCGGCCGCATCCGATCAAGCAGAGCGGATAGAGGCTCACATCAAACGACCTAAATGCCAGGACTATCGACCTGCCGTCGTTCGTGATGACTCGATCGCTAGCCTAGGCCGGGGCAAGGAGAAGCATATCACCTCCCTAGACCTGGAGCGCATGGTCCTCAACATCAAAGAGCGGAAAAGCCTAGAACCTCTGACCGCCGTGGTCAGCCCTGCGGCTCCCGTGGTCGACATCACTCCACGCCCATCCTCTACTCCCACTCCTTCTGTTGTTTCGACCGCAAAGCAGGTTCTATTCCCTCGACGACCAATTCAAAAACCCCACGACTCGACTGAATCATGCTCGACCACTGCCCCGGAGGGCAACGACGACAGCGATTCGACGCAGGTCACCGCGTCCGACACCAGTGTTTCGTCTTCGGGAGTTCTCCCCTGTCCGGACCTAATGAAATCCCCTAGCGTTGTTCGTGGattctctccctcccacaTCTCGTCGTCTTTCCGATCGCAGGCCAAGCTATCCGGCGACTCTAGCCCCTCTCGAGCTACCACGCAACTAAAGCCATCGCCactcaagaagaagggcggaATGTTCACATTAGGTGGTTCGTccggtgacgatgatgagagCTCTTTTGAAGATCGCATGGTTACTCAGGACAAGCCTACCGCTGATTCACCCGCGGTGGCTAGCAAACCCAGCCCAGCCAAGAAGATGGCCTCGTTCAGCGACCAGGTTACATCACGAACTATAAGACACCCCAAGAGCCCGATCTGCATGGACGAAGATGCCATCGAGACCGATGACGATGTTTCGGAGAGCGCTAtcgaggatgacgaagactCGGATTGGGAAGACTCGGTGACGGAGAGTGGGCGGTCCAGCGTGGACGAGCGAGAGCGACCAGAAATGTTCAAGCGGGTGGATTCCCGGCCTAATTTGGTATCACGGCGCTCGCTGCTTACAATGATGATGCACCAACCGGGACGGATGCAAAACAACGCTTTCCGATCTAGTCCTGCGCTACAGCGCTCGCGCCTGACATCACCTAATGGCCCATCTATTCCGGCCTCCCCACCGGAGAACGACGAAGAGAACTTGACTATGCGCGGCCCCGACGTTCCTCGATCTAAGCCCATCGGCATGAAACCGCCAGTGACGCAATCGCTCGCGCATTCTCCACGCACCACTCGACGGAATATGCTTGCAACCGAGCTGACCGAGTCCCTTCGCAAACACCTCCTTTGGGAGCGCCAACAAAAGAGCGCAACCGCCAACGCTTTCAAACGCCGACACACCGCCCACGACATGAAGAACCTCCAGGAGTATCCAGACCCTCGCAGAGCTCAAGCCGAAGCCTCAGCTGGTGTCGGGCCGAATGCTAATCCGGGCGGCCAGGCCAAGGACAAAGACCTTGCTAAGAACGGCTCTTGGACAAATTACACGACTGATTATGGGCCCTGGGAGTACCATGTCAAGGGGTGgtga